Within Gemmatimonadota bacterium, the genomic segment AGCAATGGTGCTATAGATCAGGTATCCGTGATTGTGGGTGGGTTTGAAGCGGAATATGGGCGCGTGATGTCGGGTGTTGTCAAGGTGGTGACGCGCGAAGGTGGACAGAATTATTCGGGGTCTGTGGAATACATTACAGATGAGCTGAATGACCGCAGTTGGGCTGGCGCGCCCTCTTATGGGTATAATACTACCGATGCGACATTTGGTGGTCCGCTCGTTCCTGGAACGAACGGGCCTTCATTTTTTGTCTCCGGAGAATACATCGATCGCCTTGACCGCAGCCCGCGCTGGGGTGTGGAAGCCCACGAGTGGGAAAAAGACCTGTTGTCACAGGAAGAGTACGATTTGCTCAGCGAGGGCATATTGCCGCACTATACGCTCGAAAGATGGGGCTGGCAGGCCAAGCTGGCGTATCGGTTGTCCGACGAAATCGGTCTGAAGGCGGGGATTGTAGGCTCAAAAACGGATCGCTTGAGCTATAGTCACACCTATCGCTATAATTTGCGGCATGCGCCGCGTGTTAAAAGAAATAACAACTCGGCATTTGCCCGCGTGACCTACACGCTCGGAGCAAAGACCTTTTTTACTTTGCAAACAAGTGTTTTTGACCAGAATTTCAAAGTAGGCGACGGAGTTCATTTCGACAATTTACACGACTATGCCCGTCCCCAGGGCAACTCGCGTTATGACGCGGAAAGTTTGTTTGCGCGCGGCGAT encodes:
- a CDS encoding carboxypeptidase-like regulatory domain-containing protein translates to MTRWVIAFVAMSFLSASAMAGVTGKIVGQIVDKDDGGGLPGANVVVLGLHSVFGATSDPEGNFAILNVPAGTFDVKCSFIGYRDVVLKGIKVLPDLTTEVDFVLAEQALEGETIEVVAVRPLVQKDKTASMRLVTSEELEYMPVRGYAAATSLQAGVTNRNGTLYVRGGRFSEVDYIVDGVSQKDLQFGSSTTALSNGAIDQVSVIVGGFEAEYGRVMSGVVKVVTREGGQNYSGSVEYITDELNDRSWAGAPSYGYNTTDATFGGPLVPGTNGPSFFVSGEYIDRLDRSPRWGVEAHEWEKDLLSQEEYDLLSEGILPHYTLERWGWQAKLAYRLSDEIGLKAGIVGSKTDRLSYSHTYRYNLRHAPRVKRNNNSAFARVTYTLGAKTFFTLQTSVFDQNFKVGDGVHFDNLHDYARPQGNSRYDAESLFARGDVDSTEITQTTETINDRSITYFEGDEGRVYDDFEQTSSFYLTPIDF